In Oryctolagus cuniculus chromosome 18, mOryCun1.1, whole genome shotgun sequence, the DNA window aggctgaagccaggagccaggagcttcctccaggtctcccacatgggtgcaagggcccaaggacttgggccatcttcctctgctttcccaggtgcattagcagggagctggattggaagtggaacagccaggacacaaaccagtacctgtttgggatgccagcactgcaggtggcatctttttttttttttttttaagattatttatttatttgaaagagttgcagagaggcagagagagagagagagaggtcttccgttcggtggttcactccccaaatggctgtaatggctagagatgtgccgatccgaagccaggagacaggaacttcttccaggtttcccacgtcggtgcaggatcccaaggacttgggccatcttctgctgctttctcaggccatagcaaagagctggattagaagtggagcatccaggactcgaaccggtgcccatgtgggatgctggcactgcaggtggcggctttagccactatgccacagcgccagccctgacaggtggcatcttaacccgctgtgccacagcaccggctcctgtgGAGGTGTTTTATCCTGAGAAGTATTACAGGTAGCATTTTTCAGGTGATTTCATCCACACACTGTTCAGTAGAATGTGAATGCCCAGCACTGACTTTGTGTCGGGCCTCCTTGTCTGTTTGAAGGGAGACATCGTAACAGGGCCCTCAGCTGCACCTGTGACTTGAAGTGATGGGAGCCCCGAGTTGTGGACATGTAGACTGGCTCAGAGAGCCGGAGGGGAGCAGATGGCCAGTGCAGCATGCATGCGAGCAGAGAGGTGTAGGGGTAGGGAAGGCCCCTGCTTGTGGCCAAGCacaggggagcagcaggtgcaggcccagaGGGCAGCTCTGTTTGCAGGACCTTGGATTGCTTGGAATAGGCTAGAATAGGCTGTCAGGCCTGGGATGGTGCAACCAcacaggaggggaggcagcagcacgGCCCTGGCATTGGACACTTGTTTCCCCTCTGCTCAGGATTGGACCCCTGTCCTCCGGGCAGGGCTGGTCTCCAGGAGCACAGGCAAGTGTGGGAGTGAGGTCCTGCTTttggcagcaggtggagggacCTGCCCGTCTTCCTCAGGAAGATGGCCTCTGTGCTGCCGATGGAATGGCCAAGTGTACCTGGGCCAACTCTGCTGAAGTGTTAAAAGTTAGgcgcccgtgctgtggcatactggattaagcctctgcctgcagtgctggcaccccttatgggctccagtttgagtcccagctgctccacttctgatccagctccctgctgatgtgatgtgcctggaaaagcagtagaatgtggcccaagtgctcctacctagggcccctgcaccctgtgggagacccagaggaagctcctggctcctggctttgcggccatttgagaagtgaaccagtagatggacgatctctctggctctgccccccactttctttctctaactgcctttcaaataaataagtgttttttaaaaatccatattttttaaagaagttgcCGAGGCTGCTTGTTCCTGTTCGAGaggatatctgtgtgtgtggttcCAGAAGTTTAAGAGTGCGTGGGTGGCGCCCTGAGCTCCTCTGGGCTCCCTACTGGAGAGGCCCATGTGCAAGCACGTGTCCCGTCTCCCCTCTTCTTACTGCTTGCTCCCCTCCCGGAGACCTTTCCTGCTGACACGTCTCTCCTCAGGATGTCCTGGAATCCAAGAACAGCACCATCAAGGACCTGCAGTATGAGCTGGCCCGGGTCTGCAAGGTATGGACACGCACCTCGGTCCCCTCCTCAGGGCTGCTCCCTTGGTGCCTGGCTTCCCAGACGGACCGTCCTGAGGACCCCACCTGTCCTGCTTCATGCTCTGTTGGGTGAGGTGGGCGTGGCTGTCCCGTGTGAAGGTGCAGGTAACAGCCTGCCCTGGGATCGGCCGCTGGTGTTTCCTGCTCTGTTCCTCCCTGACACTGTGGTGCTGCTCTGGCCTCGGGCAGTTGGAGGAGCCACCTCTGCTGTCTCAGATGAATGCCCGCTGTCCCCTCAGCATGGGCAGTCAGGGCCTCACCCCTGCAGTCTGGAAGTGCACATCAGCAGCCTCCTTCCGCAGTTCCGAGGGGGCTTAGACCCCCTGACgctggtgcctgggcccctgctgtcacCCGTCCCCTGTGCCCGAGCGAGGCGTGGGCTCTCACCAGGTATCCCTCCCTACATGGGGAGACACAGCTGGCCAGTCTGCCGCCCTGGGAGTGTGACTCAGGGACACCCTTGGTTCTGTGGGGTGGAAGTCGTATCCTGGTTCTGTTGTGTGGGCTATGACCAAACGGTCCTGTCTCCCCGATATGTTAGGAACCCCCAGATGAACCCAGCCACCCAGCCCGCCTTGGCCTCTCAGGCCTCCGCAAaccacagccaggcccagctctcccCAGCTTCCTGTCTGCCCGTCTCCAGCTTGCCCTCAGATGCTGATGCTTAACCACAGAGTCTGGGCCATCCGCAGTGCATTTCGGGGAGTGCTCATGGCTGCTATGTGGTTCTCAGCAGATCTAAACCCAGGGGGATGGGGTGAGAACCAGGGCCCAACCCTGAAgttctctctcaggttctgttctGTTGGCCCTTTTAAAGTCAGGTTCCAAGCCCTGCCTCTTCTGCATAAGGGCAGAGACAGCCACCCCTTCTCAGTCCAGGCACCACGCTTTGAAGCAGCCGGTGAAACTTGCCGTTTTATGGGAAGCTGCGTTTCCCAGGGGTGGGGCTCCAGCCTGCTTGCATGGCTGCTGTGCTGATGCGACCAGTGCTGTCCTCAAGCCTCATTTCTCGGGTGGGTGGGGTGGTTTCCCTCCCTCTGGGTGAAGATGCAGGGGCCTTGTGTCCACCAAGAGCAGCTGGCAGATGCTGTTGGACACGGCAGGGCGGGGAGGATGAGCCCCATTGGGAAAGGCCTGgcgagagccaggagcctctcagGCCACAGTTCTGCTGAGTtcattctctgtgcctcagtttccccatttgtgaAATAGGGCCACCTGCGTGTAGGCATATAGAGTGCTCAGCGCTGGGTCTGGCCAGAGTACAGCTGACAGATGTTGTCTTTTCTTTGACACTGCCGATTCCATCCCCATTGGCGCTGAACTTAGGAATGGGCCACAGCgttttggccacagtgtccaggTGGACcccccttcctgctgctgccctgtcCAGAGTGTTCTGGCCACGGTGTCCAGGTGGACCCTCTTCTGGCTGCTGCCCTGTCCAGAGCGTTCTGGCCACAGTGTCCAGGTGGACcccccttcctgctgctgccctgtcCAGAGCGTTCTGGCCACAGTGTCCAGGTGGACcccccttcctgctgctgccctgtcCAGAGCGTTCTGGCCACAGTGTCCAGGTGGACcccccttcctgctgctgccctgtcCAGAGCGTTCTGGCCACAGTGTCCAGGTGGACcccccttcctgctgctgccctgtcCAGAGTGTTCTGGCCACAGTGTCCAGGTGGACCCCCCTTCCTGATGCTGCCCTGTCTCCACAGGCTCACAATGACCTGCTACGCACATATGAGGCAAAACTGCTGGCCTTTGGGATCCCCCTGGACAATGTGGGCTTCAAGCCGCTGGAGACAGCCGTGGTCGGACAGACACTGGGCCAGGGCCCTGCCGGACTGGTGGGCTCTCCGACATAgctgccctgcccagggctgtcCTCTGTAGGACCCTCTCACCACTGTGACAGCAAGCTTTCGTTTTTAGATTTCTGCAGCAATTGAAGGTTTTGCACATCTGCTGTTGTCTTCTTGCCTGGCTCTGTGGAGGAGCTGCCTGCACAGGCTCAGCCCACAGCATCCTTCCCTGGGTGCATGTCCAGTCTGTGCCACAGTCGCCCCTCCTGTGCCTGCTccagccacagccagcagcaCTTTCTCTGAGGGCCCTTCCTTCACCTGTGGGCTGGCATGACGCCAGCAGAGCTCCCGCGTCACTCCTGTCGCAGTGAACGGCGCAGTTTGCAGATGGCAGCGTGGAATTTATTGCAGCCCACTGAGAAACTTCAGGGGGCCAGACCCTCACCCAGGAAGCAGGTGACCTCGGCCCCTGGGATGGTCGCAGACCCTCTGCTGAGGGCTGCGTGGGCGGCTCAGCCAGAGGGAGCGTCAGATGGGCTCCGTGTGCCACGCTGAACTCTAGCTCCCCCGGTAGGTGGTGTAGGACCATGGGCTCAGCAGCAGAGGCACGTGGCACTTCTGGGTCTCGTTCGTGATGGTGAAGACCAcctgagagaagcagagaaggtgGTGAGGGGCCAGGGCGTAAGAGCTGCTGGCCTCGGGCACTGGGCCCGAGGGTGGGGAAGAACCTTCCCTGGGCAAGTGCTCGCCCGAGGGACGGCCCCGAGCCCCTGGTTCTGCTGGCCTGTCACGTCAGGCCCTGACGGCAGCTCCTGGCAGTGGAGGAGGCAGTGAGCTGAGGATGAAAGGGGATGCGTCATCTGCCCACCTCCCACAAAGCCTGACCTAGGGGCAATCTAATGATGCCTCAGGTCCCTGAACACTTTTCTTGTGGGAGCTCAAACAGGTGAGCTCACCTGCCTGCCACCGCCCTGCCAGAAGTGGGATGTGTCTGCCCGTGGCACAAAGACGAGGCCCAGCCAGCTGGACCTGGCCTGCAGGCCAGTGAGTCAGGGGCCTCCACCCCTCCAGCCTGCCCGCGGCTCTCACCTCCACGTGCGGGTAGAAGCtcgcctgccccctcctctcccagtAGTCCTGAGTGTCGAACAACAGCTTGTAGGTGCCGGCCTTCATCTGGCCTGGTGTTAAGAGCCCGGGGCACCGACCATCTGCATCTGTGTAGCTGGAGAGAGGACAGGGCTGCAGAGGTGCGGTCAGGAGCCGCCCCACCCGGCCGCCTGGATCTGCAGCTCCAGGGGCCTCCTTGCAGCCTGACACAGACCTGGGGCAGCAGAAGACTGGAAGTTTCCAGGGTCTGCAGTTCCGCAGCCGAGAGAGACCACAGCACTGCCCACTTGAGAAATCACAacatgtgggccggcgccgtggcacagtgggttaagctgccgtctgcagtgcccgcatcccacgtgggtgccacttcgagtcccagctgctacacttctgacccagctccctgctatggcctgggaaggcactggaagatggcccacgtccttgggcccctgcaccacatgggagaccaggaggaagctcagccccagctgttggggccatctggggagtgaacccatggataacacattctctctctacctctgcctttcaaataattaacattcttttttaaagaaaatagataatgCTATTCATACTTTTCTATAACATGTTTTTCATGTACTATGTTCTTAACTTTCTGGGTTGAACTgtaactgccccccccccccgccacagacacgcgcgcgcgcacacacacacacacacacacacacacacggcagctGTGTCCAATGAGCTGGTTGAATGCTCTGAAAGCTTGTGGTTTTGCTCAGTCCCTCTGGAAAACCCTGAGGTTCCAACGagctgtctgggccaggctgaagccaggacccaggaactgcGTCCTGGTCAACTTCGTGtcggggcccaagctcttggaccgtgccccactgccttcccaggtgcattagcaggacgctggattgggAGCTGAGCAGTGGGACTCTGACAAGGCAGGTTGGAGGCTTCCCTTGTGTGCCCAGCTGTACGTTCGAGTTGTTTCCGTTCTGAgcattggcacagcagtgaagacactgcttTGGGTGCGTGCGTCCacgctgaagtgcctgggttcaaatcctggttgtcCTCGACGCAGTGTCCTGAGTGAacgccctgggagacagcaggtggtggctcaagtggctggatccctgacgcccatgtgggaggcctggattgagttcccagctgctgctgctgctgcaggcatttgggcagggaTCACCATCACACTGAAATTTCCTTCCTCCAGATGAGGGGACTGGGGAACCCGCCTGGAGGGCCAAGTCCAGCCGGCCTGGGTTGAGCAATGTGCAATACTGGGAAAGCCTCCCCGGCAGGtcctgggcacagggcaggggccgaGGGTCAGTCTGTGTGCCCTGGAGGCCAAGGAGCACAGTGCCCCATGGGCCTGGCTGGGAGTCCCAGCTTGCACCCCTCTTTGTGCCACCTGTCTCCCCATCTGCCCGCAGGTACCCAGAGGTCACGTAGACAGTGGGGCTCC includes these proteins:
- the LOC127485720 gene encoding 5-hydroxyisourate hydrolase, yielding MSSGAASRLLVLQRHLDYPEGGGMEPVDSPLTTHVLDTTSGLPAQGLCLHLSRLQDLDQQWMELRTSYTDADGRCPGLLTPGQMKAGTYKLLFDTQDYWERRGQASFYPHVEVVFTITNETQKCHVPLLLSPWSYTTYRGS